The genomic region AAAAACGGCGCGATGCTCAAGCAAAACCACTGAACCGTAAGGAAGGGTTTTCACCGGCGCAAGCAGATACGTCTGTGTTCATTCCGAAGGTACTCATACACCTGCCGCCTCAAATCATCAGTGCAGGAGAAGATGGCAGTTATACCTTGCAGATTCCCGAATTGACGGTGCAAAAGCAGTCCCGCATTGCACTGACGGGAGCCAACGGAACAGGAAAGACATTGCTTGCACATACAATATTAAACCGGATAAGGGAAGCTGATCTGCAAAAGAAAAGCGATGGAGAAAGTCTTTCATTTTATCTGCCGCAGGAAATTCCGAAAGCAGAAGAACAAGCAGTATTAGCACACTTCTTCTCGCTTGATAAAGAACTGCGAAGTGAAATTCTTTCTACGGTGTACCGCATGGGATCGAATCCCAAAGCGCTGCTTACCTTTACTGACAGCAAGCGGATCAGTCCCGGCGAACTCCGCAAGCTCATGATTGCACTTGCAATGTCAAACCCACTCAAGGTTCTTATTTTGGACGAACCGACCAATCACTTGGATATTCTTTCTGCCAGACTTCTCGAAACTGCCCTTGCAAAAATATCATGCGCACTCATTATCATCAGCCATGACAGTGTTTTCCTGCAAAATTGCAACTGCACGGAATTGTGGCAGATTATCAAAACCGGCAGTTGCGGAATGTTGGAACGGATAGATAATCCCTATCCTTGCAGCTGTAACGCAGGCTCTTGCTTGGTAAATCCGTGAATGGTTTTGAGTGCGGCAAGCGGTCCGATAACCGAAATAGCTAATAAGGTTAAAAGGGCGCACAACAGTATCCACAAAACCGGCGGCGTAAGAAAGGGCATTTTAAGGCCGGCGATAATTGCCTGATTAAACAAGAGGACAATTAAGCAGGACAGACCCGTCCCAATTCCCGCACCTGATGCACTGATGATAAACGCTTCGGCAGAAGCAAGCTGCGCAAGTTTTTTCTTTGTACCGCCGATAATCCGCAGCATTCCGAATTCTTCTTTCCGCTCATGGAATATCGAAGAAAACGATACCACAAGTACAATGAACGACAAAAGCCAGAGCAGTGCAAGCAGCACATAAATATACACATTGAGGTTTGCGATACTTGCGGAAATATTGGTCATCATCCGTTTGGAAATAAGAGGATAAATCTGTTCACCTTCAAACTCAGCGAGGATGCGCTTGGCAACCGTTTTGACATCGGCATTCGGTTTTATCCGCACCATAACGCTGGAGATGAGATCTTCATCCTGTGCAACCGGATGTTCCATAATCCGCTCATATTCTTTTGCAAGCCGCTTTGCATTTTCAATTGTCATAAACACGGAGTTATCAAAGCCCATACCTGTTTTTGCGAGCCGTCCCGTAATCACAAAAGGCTGATTAAAGAACTTAACTTGGGACTGCGTATCCCCGACGATGTTACTGCCCACGACAATCTGATTATCGGTAAGCGGTAACCGAATCTGTCTTTCGAGCCACGGCTTGATATTAAAATCGGAATCAAAGTCGATGCCGATTACCTGCAACGGAAACGAACAGCATCCGGCGGAAAGGGTTGCGATAAAAAGCTGCGGAGAAGCAAGGTCAACCCCTTCAATCTTTTTAAGGCGGTCTACGACCTCGGACTTAAAGTAAAAGCTGTTCGGTTCACCCCGCAGCAGTGCGCTTTCGATTTTTGAATCATACCCCTGCGGTACGACAATGATGTCTGCACCCAGCCGGTTCGACAGCGACTGCATTCCGCCGTTCAAACTCTTGACCAAAAAGCTGCCTGCAAAAAGACTGAACGCCAGCACCGCGGTCAGCACAATCAAACTCACCGTCCTAAACGGCTTGCGTTTAAGGTTCTGTTTCGCAAGTTCGATAACCGTTAATTTTTTGACCGCTTCGGAATCTGCCATCGTTACTACTCCGCCTTCGCCTGTTTAAGCGCGATACCGACTACGTTCTCAAACAGTTCATAAGATACGGTCGCGCCGGCAATCGCATCCACTTTATCAAGCCGCTGCGTTTCAACCAGTTTCGGTCCGTACTTTTCGGCATTCTTAATTGCGTTCTGCGCAATTTTGTATAAACCGGCATTCTTAATCACTCCGTCGGTTTTGCCGTAGTCCTCGCCTTTCAGCGTTCCGTCCTTCTCGTAAGACAGAAATTCACAGTCGGTTATTTTACCGTCTTTAACGGTTATCGTTACCTCAGCATACCCGCCCCAATCATCCTTAATACCGGAAACAGCTTTGTAAACGCCGTCCTTATACCGTACCGCAGTCTGCGTTTCCTGTGCCGATTGTCCGGTCTGCTGCGCCGTCCCTTCATTTTTACTACACCCTGCAAAACAAAACGCCGCAAGTGCCAATGTAATTGTGAATATACGCAAAGATATTTTTTTCATTCTTTATCATTCCTCCTTATAAATCCATATCACAGGATATCTCTTTTCAGAATGCATTAAGCGGTGCACTATAACACGATTATCCGAAAATTTCAATGTTACAGTATAACTTTTCACGGAAATCAATTTTTGCCCTTTTCATATTCGTGAAATCAATAATTTTTCAATTTTGTAAAATAGAACTCATCAGTAAGAGCAGCCTAATGCGATTCCATCAAACGGACATGAACAATTTACCCTGAACACTCTGAACAATTTCTCTTTACAGGACTCATAAAAAGTGTTAGTCTGTGGCCACAGAAGTATTAAACTCACCGTGCGAAAAATTGTTGTTGAAGGTTGTAAAGATAAATATGAAAAAACGGGTAACTGCATGTGCAGTATTATGTATACTATGTATTTTATTTTCTTCATGCCGCAGTAATAAACTTGAATATATTGAAGATCCGTCTTGGTCAAAGGTTCAGGTAAAAGCCACACTGGTCATCGGTGTTTCAGATTTTGTTCCCATCCTCTCTTTTAGAAATGAAAAGAACGAAATAGTGGGATATGATATCGATATATTAACGGAATTATGCCGCCGCCTCGGCATTCATCCTATCTTTTATCCGATAGATTGGACACAAAAAGAGATTCTTTTGAATACAGGAATAATTGATTGCATTGCGAGCGGCTTCAGCCTTACGGAAGACCGGAAACAGCACTATCGGATGTGTACGCCATATCTTCAAAATGCGAAAATTGTCGTAGCTCTTGCAAGCAAAGAATATCAAACGTTGGCACAGTTACGAGATAAAAGGATAGCAGTTGAGGTGGGAACAGCAGGAGACGAAGCTTTGTTGGATGTAGAAGTGTTGAAAGACCATGTGAGCATCCGGCAGCTTGACTCTATTAATCACCTGTATGAAGCCCTCGATGCAGGAACATGCGATGCTGCTGTATTAGATCTTATTTACTCATGGAATATGCTCGACAAAAATCCACGATACCGTATTATCAACGAAGCCATTGCCACCGAATATTATACGTTTGCATTTCGAAAAACGGATAAATCGCTTGTAGCTAAAATTGAATCTGTTTTGATTGAAATGAATGGAGATAATACTATCCCGAACTTTTCAAAGAAATGGTTCGGTTCTAATTTGTCAATACTGAATACCAGATTCTAATAGTACTGAGGTAAAAATGAAAGTAAAAATTTTTTTTGGTATTCTTTTGCTGTTTACAATTCTTTCCTGTACCGAGCAGCGAACAAATGAAGAAGGTATAAACGATTCTTCATTGGCAAGAGTCATTGTCAAAAACGAACTCGTAGTCGGCGTCGACCCGTCAATTCCTCCGCTCAGTTTTTTTTCCAGTACGGGTGAAATCATGGGATACGAAGTAGATATAGCCAAAGCCGTTACCGAAAAGCTCGGAGTAAAGCTGCGGCTTGTCCCCATTACATCCCAAAACAGAATTGCAGAACTCGAAAACAGAAGAATTAATTATATCGCAAGCGGTTTCATCAATAATGAGGCCAATGCCGAACGCTTTTTACTAAGTATACCGTATTTACGCGATGCGCTGGTCGTTGTTGTGCTACAAAGTTTTAGTGGTGAAGTACAGTTCCGCCAATTTACCGATTTACGGAATAAGCGAATTGGTATGCTGTCCGATGAGGAGATGCGTAAAATTGTCATGAAGTCCCCTCTTTATATTAATAACGGACGCCGGCCATATCTTTATCCCCGACAGGAGATCATGCTAACTGCATTGGATTATGGACAACTTGACGCTGCCGTCATGAACTTACTAACATATTACAATAAAACCACAATAGAAAAGAAACCTTACGAAGTAATTGGAGATCCGATCAATATCGCGACTTATAGTTATGCATTTAGGAAAGAAGACGAAGAGTTGGTAAAAGCGATAAATATTCTTCTTGTCGATATGGCGCAAGACGGAACCCTTCGGAGAATATCCGAAAAATGGTTTGGTGTCGATGTGTCAATCGCTGGGAAATACTGATGAATATCTCTAAAAACCGATTCGCAATCCACGCTTAGAGGGAGGTTCAATTGCTTTTTTGCCACAGGCACAGAAGACAAAAGCCGATACCGATAGCAGGGAATACGCTAAACAATAAAAAAAGAGCCTGATACCCCATATATTCGATAATATATCCGCCAATCACACTGCCGAGTACATAGGCGACACCGTTTGCTGCAGTAAAAAAGGTCATCGCAGTTACTGTATTGCCACGGCTATGCAAAACGCAGAGCAGCACGCTCAACGGATGGAATAAGCCGAAACTAAGCGAATGCAAAAGCTGTCCTACGACAGCGCCTGCAATGCCGGGGATAAAAATATAACAGCAATTCCGTACGATGATACTAAATAAACAGACAGCAAGGAGCCGCTCTTTGTCAAAATGCCGGATAAGCTTTCCGGAAATAAGAAGCAACGGTATTTCTGCCATTGCCGACAGAGCCCATAAACCGGCAGATGCTTCTATTTTGATATATTCTTCTACATAGAGCGAAAAAAAACGTTGGCAGGGAACTAACCCTAAGAATGCGAGAAAAATCAACAACAGGTATTCCCAAAATAACTTAGCAAATACGGCAGGTGACCTCCGTTGTCCTGCGGGCGTTACAGTCTCCTGTGCATTCAGTTGTATCAAATCCTTTGGGAACTGCTCTACCGCAAGAGGTTCCGCACCGTCCGGCAACACCGTATTCCTTCCGGTCAGACTTTCCGCACCATTCTTTTTATCTGCCCGAACTTGCAACGGATCATATAAATCGGGCACCCATCGGAGCATTGCCACAAACAACAGTGCCCCCGTACTAATGCTCAGCATCATTGAAATGGGTCTTTTTCCCGAAATAAGCGGATGCAGTTGCAAAAATAGATTCATTCCGACAAAGCCGACAGAACCGAGCGCTCGAATTTTCCCATATTGGGCATTATGCTGTCCAAGCGCTTTTGTTGTGAATCCGTCTAATACCGGTACCATTCCCTTAAAACCTATGGCAAAAATACCAAGGCAGATCGCCGTAACAAAAAAAGAATGGGAGTGGAGGAGCGGTAACAGCAATAGCGCAATATCAAACCCGAATATGCACATGACCAATCCGTAACGACCGGTTTTATCAAGTCGGCGCGTAATAAAGAAAGGTGCACATACACCCGCTATTTCGATAACACCGAGCAGAATACCGATCTGCGCCGTTGAAAACCCGAGTGTTCTAAGCATAATCGGCAGATAGGTATTGACTATCGCATATATTGAAAACAACAAAAAATACGGCATACCTCTGCGCACTATCAGCGGCCGTGTTATCGCCTTTTCCATAAGGTTTATACTCCCCATAATCGGATCATACGAATAATACAAATATGCGAAGGTTTTGTCAAAAAATTTCTATAGTTTTAGCCATTTTAAATTGACAGAAGAGCATTCCGCAGTATACTGAACGCTATGAATATTTCAGAGATTAAAGATCAGATGTGCGACATCTGCCATAAAATGTGGCAGCTCGGCTGGGTAGCGTCAAATGACGGAAATGTATCGGCCAAGTTAGAAGATGGGAATTTTTTGGTAACGCCGACCGGCATCAGCAAAAGCCTTATCACTCCTGAAAAATTGCTGATCATTACCAAGAATTGCGAAATTATCGAAGGAGCTTCCGGTTATAAGCCCTCATCGGAAATTAGAATGCACTTACGCTGCTATCAAGATCGCGATGATGTCGGCGCTGTAGTCCATGCGCATCCGCCTGCCGCAACAGCCTTTGCAGTCGCGCACCTACCGCTGGATCGCTATACAACCATTGAATCGGTTATTACCATCGGTTCGGTACCGCTTACCCCTTATGGAACGCCGTCAACCGACGAAGTTCCCGAAGCGATTGCTCCGTATTTACCCGAACACGACGTGCTTCTTCTCGAAAACCACGGCGCGCTTGCCCTCGGCCGTGATCTTTTAACCGCATATTACCGAATGGAGACCCTGGAGCTTTCGGCAAAAATCAGTATCTACGCCCATATCCTCGGCGGTGAAAAAGAAATTTCTCGCGAAAACATAGACCGCCTCTGCCGTATGCGTGCCGACTATAAGGTATGGGGTAAACACCCCGGATACAAGCATTATCGGAAAGATGAATAAAAAAAGCCTTGAAACATATTGTTTCAAGGCTTTTCGCTCTCTGCTGCATTACCGATAACGATCGGTACCGGCAGATATAAAACTACCAGCGGTAGTGCGCAAAGGCTTTGTTCGCTTCCGCCATACGGTGGGTATCTTCCTTCTTTTTGAAGGCGGTACCGGTATTGTTGTAGGCGTCAATGACCTCGGCAGCCAAACGTTCAGACATTGCATGACCGTTCCGGCTGCGGGCAGCGCCGATAATCCAACGCATTCCGAGCGCCTCGCGGCGGGATTCGCGGATTTCGATCGGCACCTGATAGGTGGCGCCACCAACGCGGCGAGATTTTACCTCGACAAGCGGCTTAACGTTTTCAAGTGCTTTGGTAAATACGGTAAGCGGATCCTCGCCGGTCTTCGATTTAATTACATCAAAGCTGTCATACAAAATAGCCGTTGTAACGGATTTTTTTCCGTCAAGCATCATACGAGCAATAAACTTTGAAAGCACGACGCTGTTATAGCGTGCATCCGGCGCAATCGGTCTATTGATAGTCTTCTTTTTTCGTCCCATAATAAACCTCCCTTACGCCTTGGGCTTCTTCGCGCCGTACTTTGAACGGCCGCGCTTACGATCGGCAACACCGAGCGTATCCTTTGTTCCACGGATGATGTGATATCGCACACCCGGTAAATCCTTAACACGGCCGCCGCGGATTAACACAACGGAGTGTTCCTGTAAGTTATGTCCAATACCCGGAATGTAGGCAGTTACTTCGATACCGTTGCTCAAACGCACACGGGCAACCTTCCGCAATGCGGAATTCGGCTTTTTCGGCGTAA from Treponema vincentii harbors:
- a CDS encoding MFS transporter — translated: MEKAITRPLIVRRGMPYFLLFSIYAIVNTYLPIMLRTLGFSTAQIGILLGVIEIAGVCAPFFITRRLDKTGRYGLVMCIFGFDIALLLLPLLHSHSFFVTAICLGIFAIGFKGMVPVLDGFTTKALGQHNAQYGKIRALGSVGFVGMNLFLQLHPLISGKRPISMMLSISTGALLFVAMLRWVPDLYDPLQVRADKKNGAESLTGRNTVLPDGAEPLAVEQFPKDLIQLNAQETVTPAGQRRSPAVFAKLFWEYLLLIFLAFLGLVPCQRFFSLYVEEYIKIEASAGLWALSAMAEIPLLLISGKLIRHFDKERLLAVCLFSIIVRNCCYIFIPGIAGAVVGQLLHSLSFGLFHPLSVLLCVLHSRGNTVTAMTFFTAANGVAYVLGSVIGGYIIEYMGYQALFLLFSVFPAIGIGFCLLCLWQKSN
- the rpsG gene encoding 30S ribosomal protein S7, with the translated sequence MGRKKKTINRPIAPDARYNSVVLSKFIARMMLDGKKSVTTAILYDSFDVIKSKTGEDPLTVFTKALENVKPLVEVKSRRVGGATYQVPIEIRESRREALGMRWIIGAARSRNGHAMSERLAAEVIDAYNNTGTAFKKKEDTHRMAEANKAFAHYRW
- a CDS encoding transporter substrate-binding domain-containing protein, with protein sequence MKKRVTACAVLCILCILFSSCRSNKLEYIEDPSWSKVQVKATLVIGVSDFVPILSFRNEKNEIVGYDIDILTELCRRLGIHPIFYPIDWTQKEILLNTGIIDCIASGFSLTEDRKQHYRMCTPYLQNAKIVVALASKEYQTLAQLRDKRIAVEVGTAGDEALLDVEVLKDHVSIRQLDSINHLYEALDAGTCDAAVLDLIYSWNMLDKNPRYRIINEAIATEYYTFAFRKTDKSLVAKIESVLIEMNGDNTIPNFSKKWFGSNLSILNTRF
- a CDS encoding class II aldolase/adducin family protein, with the translated sequence MNISEIKDQMCDICHKMWQLGWVASNDGNVSAKLEDGNFLVTPTGISKSLITPEKLLIITKNCEIIEGASGYKPSSEIRMHLRCYQDRDDVGAVVHAHPPAATAFAVAHLPLDRYTTIESVITIGSVPLTPYGTPSTDEVPEAIAPYLPEHDVLLLENHGALALGRDLLTAYYRMETLELSAKISIYAHILGGEKEISRENIDRLCRMRADYKVWGKHPGYKHYRKDE
- a CDS encoding substrate-binding periplasmic protein; protein product: MKVKIFFGILLLFTILSCTEQRTNEEGINDSSLARVIVKNELVVGVDPSIPPLSFFSSTGEIMGYEVDIAKAVTEKLGVKLRLVPITSQNRIAELENRRINYIASGFINNEANAERFLLSIPYLRDALVVVVLQSFSGEVQFRQFTDLRNKRIGMLSDEEMRKIVMKSPLYINNGRRPYLYPRQEIMLTALDYGQLDAAVMNLLTYYNKTTIEKKPYEVIGDPINIATYSYAFRKEDEELVKAINILLVDMAQDGTLRRISEKWFGVDVSIAGKY
- the rpsL gene encoding 30S ribosomal protein S12, yielding MPTINQLIKQGRKAVVSRTKSPALQSCPQKRGVCTRVMTVTPKKPNSALRKVARVRLSNGIEVTAYIPGIGHNLQEHSVVLIRGGRVKDLPGVRYHIIRGTKDTLGVADRKRGRSKYGAKKPKA
- a CDS encoding ABC transporter permease, coding for MADSEAVKKLTVIELAKQNLKRKPFRTVSLIVLTAVLAFSLFAGSFLVKSLNGGMQSLSNRLGADIIVVPQGYDSKIESALLRGEPNSFYFKSEVVDRLKKIEGVDLASPQLFIATLSAGCCSFPLQVIGIDFDSDFNIKPWLERQIRLPLTDNQIVVGSNIVGDTQSQVKFFNQPFVITGRLAKTGMGFDNSVFMTIENAKRLAKEYERIMEHPVAQDEDLISSVMVRIKPNADVKTVAKRILAEFEGEQIYPLISKRMMTNISASIANLNVYIYVLLALLWLLSFIVLVVSFSSIFHERKEEFGMLRIIGGTKKKLAQLASAEAFIISASGAGIGTGLSCLIVLLFNQAIIAGLKMPFLTPPVLWILLCALLTLLAISVIGPLAALKTIHGFTKQEPALQLQG
- a CDS encoding FMN-binding protein, with amino-acid sequence MKKISLRIFTITLALAAFCFAGCSKNEGTAQQTGQSAQETQTAVRYKDGVYKAVSGIKDDWGGYAEVTITVKDGKITDCEFLSYEKDGTLKGEDYGKTDGVIKNAGLYKIAQNAIKNAEKYGPKLVETQRLDKVDAIAGATVSYELFENVVGIALKQAKAE